A window of the Arachis duranensis cultivar V14167 chromosome 5, aradu.V14167.gnm2.J7QH, whole genome shotgun sequence genome harbors these coding sequences:
- the LOC107488465 gene encoding uncharacterized protein LOC107488465 — MGIIRSCFSFIAGTVYGIYVAQNYQIPNITKLIDTTLHKAKQVEETYRKPKKKDSDDDNYD; from the coding sequence ATGGGTATAATCAGGAGTTGCTTCTCATTCATAGCAGGGAcagtctatggcatttatgtggctcaaaattatcaaattccTAACATTACCAAGCTAATTGACACTACCTTGCACAAGGCAAAGCAAGTTGAGGAAACATATCGCAAGCCTAAGAAGAAGGATTCTGATGATGATAACTACGATTAG